A region of Salvelinus alpinus chromosome 6, SLU_Salpinus.1, whole genome shotgun sequence DNA encodes the following proteins:
- the LOC139579254 gene encoding uncharacterized protein isoform X2 encodes MFHGTTKEATELIKKNGFTPSREELGPGVYVSRDIGKAIEYPLGVSNNKRRVLKVKVDVGKVKIIDQQDHLMQKTWHTEHGYDTAWVPPGVSMVLSNQQGNCVYDPKRIKVMQVMKVKESNISRHRHLQSGVTPEDSHVYVMYHGTSKQAAVEIQRHGFTPSTDGMLGAGVYVSRDIRKAIKYPIGADDSDKMVLKVKVDVGKVKIIDVQGHDRQYDWHTHGYDTAWVPPGVDMVPSNQQENCVYDPKRIKVMALLKVAILKKLNPSLEVEA; translated from the exons ATGTTCCACGGCACCACAAAAGAGGCTACAGAGTTGATAAAGAAGAATGGTTTCACACCATCAAGAGAAGAACTTGGGCCTGGTGTGTATGTCAGTCGAGACATAGGGAAAGCAATTGAATACCCCCTTGGTGTTTCCAACAATAAGAGAAGAGTACTAAAAGTCAAAGTGGATGTAGGGAAGGTTAAAATCATAGATCAACAGGATCACCTCATGCAGAAGACCTGGCATACTGAGCATGGATATGACACCGCCTGGGTTCCCCCAGGGGTCAGTATGGTGCTGAGCAACCAACAGGGGAACTGTGTCTACGACCCAAAGAGAATCAAAGTCATGCAGGTCATGAAAGTAAAAGAAAGCAACAT ATCTAGACACCGTCATCTTCAGAGTGGAGTCACCCCTGAGGACAGCCATGTCTATGTGATGTACCATGGAACATCAAAACAGGCTGCAGTAGAAATACAGAGACATGGCTTCACCCCGTCCACAGATGGCATGCTTGgtgcaggtgtctatgtcagtcGAGACATCAGAAAAGCCATCAAATACCCCATTGGTGCTGATGACTCAGACAAGATGGTTCTGAAAGTGAAGGTGGATGTTGGCAAGGTTAAGATCATTGATGTGCAGGGTCACGACAGGCAATACGACTGGCACACACATGGGTATGACACTGCCTGGGTTCCACCTGGTGTTGACATGGTGCCGAGCAACCAACAGGAGAACTGTGTCTACGACCCAAAGAGAATCAAAGTCATGGCATTGCTGAAAGTGGCCATCTTGAAAAA GTTAAACCCGTCACTGGAGGTGGAGGCTTGA
- the LOC139579254 gene encoding uncharacterized protein isoform X1 — protein sequence MALKGYTKQKNKTNSPYYLENILETNEHPEDHKEYVMFHGTTKEATELIKKNGFTPSREELGPGVYVSRDIGKAIEYPLGVSNNKRRVLKVKVDVGKVKIIDQQDHLMQKTWHTEHGYDTAWVPPGVSMVLSNQQGNCVYDPKRIKVMQVMKVKESNISRHRHLQSGVTPEDSHVYVMYHGTSKQAAVEIQRHGFTPSTDGMLGAGVYVSRDIRKAIKYPIGADDSDKMVLKVKVDVGKVKIIDVQGHDRQYDWHTHGYDTAWVPPGVDMVPSNQQENCVYDPKRIKVMALLKVAILKKLNPSLEVEA from the exons ATGGCTTTGAAGGGGTACACCaagcagaaaaacaaaacaaattcaCCATACTACTTAGAAAACATTCTTGAGACCAATGAGCATCCAGAGGATCACAAAGAATATGTGATGTTCCACGGCACCACAAAAGAGGCTACAGAGTTGATAAAGAAGAATGGTTTCACACCATCAAGAGAAGAACTTGGGCCTGGTGTGTATGTCAGTCGAGACATAGGGAAAGCAATTGAATACCCCCTTGGTGTTTCCAACAATAAGAGAAGAGTACTAAAAGTCAAAGTGGATGTAGGGAAGGTTAAAATCATAGATCAACAGGATCACCTCATGCAGAAGACCTGGCATACTGAGCATGGATATGACACCGCCTGGGTTCCCCCAGGGGTCAGTATGGTGCTGAGCAACCAACAGGGGAACTGTGTCTACGACCCAAAGAGAATCAAAGTCATGCAGGTCATGAAAGTAAAAGAAAGCAACAT ATCTAGACACCGTCATCTTCAGAGTGGAGTCACCCCTGAGGACAGCCATGTCTATGTGATGTACCATGGAACATCAAAACAGGCTGCAGTAGAAATACAGAGACATGGCTTCACCCCGTCCACAGATGGCATGCTTGgtgcaggtgtctatgtcagtcGAGACATCAGAAAAGCCATCAAATACCCCATTGGTGCTGATGACTCAGACAAGATGGTTCTGAAAGTGAAGGTGGATGTTGGCAAGGTTAAGATCATTGATGTGCAGGGTCACGACAGGCAATACGACTGGCACACACATGGGTATGACACTGCCTGGGTTCCACCTGGTGTTGACATGGTGCCGAGCAACCAACAGGAGAACTGTGTCTACGACCCAAAGAGAATCAAAGTCATGGCATTGCTGAAAGTGGCCATCTTGAAAAA GTTAAACCCGTCACTGGAGGTGGAGGCTTGA
- the LOC139579257 gene encoding uncharacterized protein: protein MKPNSSYLDNFLDTGEHPEDQRTYVMFHGTSVEAAELIKKNGFTPSRADISMLGAGVYVTRDIQKACKYPPGLSNSKRRVLKVRVDVGKVKIIDQQNHPMQKTWHTEHGYDTAWVPPGVDMVESNRQENCVYDPKRIKVMQVMKVNKKTISRYNHLQSGVTPEDSHVYVMYHGTSKQIAVEIQRNGFEPSKDGMLGAGVYLSRDIRKVIKYPIGANDSDKMVLKVKVNVGKVKIINKQGHDMQYNWHTKHGYDTAWVPPGVGMVNSNQEEDCVFDPKRITVLAMLKVSTMKMLNPSL, encoded by the exons ATGAAACCAAACTCTTCATACTTAGACAACTTTCTCGACACTGGTGAACATCCTGAGGATCAAAGAACATATGTGATGTTCCATGGCACCTCAGTAGAGGCTGCAGAGCTGATAAAGAAGAATGGCTTCACACCGTCAAGAGCAGATATCAGCATGCTTGGTGCTGGTGTTTATGTTACACGGGACATTCAAAAAGCCTGTAAATACCCTCCCGGTCTTTCCAACTCTAAGAGAAGAGTACTAAAAGTCAGAGTGGATGTAGGGAAGGTTAAGATCATAGATCAACAGAACCACCCCATGCAGAAGACCTGGCACACCGAGCATGGATATGACACCGCCTGGGTTCCCCCAGGGGTCGATATGGTAGAAAGCAACCGACAGGAGAACTGTGTCTACGACCCAAAGAGAATCAAAGTCATGCAGGTCATGAAAGTAAACAAAAAGACCAT ATCTAGATACAATCATCTTCAGAGTGGAGTCACCCCTGAGGACAGCCACGTCTATGTGATGTATCATGGAACATCAAAACAGATTGCAGTAGAAATACAGAGAAATGGATTCGAACCTTCCAAAGATGGCATGCTTGGTGCCGGTGTCTACCTCAGTCGAGACATCCGAAAAGTCATCAAATACCCCATTGGTGCTAATGACTCAGACAAGATGGTTCTGAAAGTAAAGGTGAATGTTGGCAAGGTTAAGATCATTAACAAACAGGGTCACGACATGCAATACAACTGGCACACTAAGCATGGGTATGACACTGCCTGGGTTCCACCTGGAGTTGGCATGGTGAATAGCAACCAAGAGGAGGACTGTGTTTTCGACCCAAAGAGAATCACAGTGTTGGCAATGCTGAAAGTGTCCACCATGAAAAT GTTAAACCCGTCACTGTAG